Proteins encoded together in one Elusimicrobiota bacterium window:
- the wecB gene encoding UDP-N-acetylglucosamine 2-epimerase (non-hydrolyzing), translated as MEKIVTITGIRPDFIRMSKVFERLDQNFEHIMIHTGQHYDDELSKIFFSELKIRKPDFTLATGQCSSNHYEQLSYLSKEVIYLLKRKKIEPAIILFLGDSNSALVSAPLFKEGYKIGHIEGGMRSYDRRMPEEVNRVICDYVSDLVFVYTPLYKERLIQENKEADKIFVVGNTIVEVVKQYMPQGKRSRDFIVADIHRNENLNSIKQFNHILTFLDQLGKKTGLEVRLVKFIRAVKLIEQNNLLADKKNIKLVGPYGFLDYLNLQYNACGIVSDSGTSQEECPLLGVPVAVPRLKTERPESIENGNSILVGETRPINKMVNETISFFENYSVSKKNLKWLGNGTTSEKIVKILKRKL; from the coding sequence GTGGAAAAAATTGTCACTATTACCGGTATCCGTCCTGATTTTATACGAATGAGTAAAGTTTTTGAGCGGCTCGATCAAAACTTTGAACATATCATGATTCACACCGGTCAGCATTACGATGACGAGTTGAGCAAAATATTTTTTAGCGAACTCAAAATCCGCAAACCGGATTTCACACTTGCGACCGGGCAGTGCAGCTCCAACCATTACGAACAATTATCATATCTCTCCAAAGAAGTAATCTATTTGTTGAAACGAAAAAAAATTGAACCGGCAATAATTCTTTTTTTGGGCGATTCAAACTCGGCATTGGTGAGCGCGCCATTATTTAAGGAAGGTTACAAAATCGGTCACATCGAAGGCGGCATGCGTTCGTACGATAGAAGAATGCCGGAAGAAGTTAACCGCGTCATTTGTGATTATGTCTCCGACCTCGTTTTCGTTTACACACCGCTCTACAAAGAAAGATTGATTCAGGAAAACAAGGAAGCGGATAAAATTTTTGTCGTCGGCAATACAATTGTTGAAGTAGTAAAGCAATACATGCCGCAAGGAAAACGTTCGCGCGATTTTATTGTCGCCGATATTCACCGCAACGAAAATTTGAATAGCATAAAACAGTTCAATCACATTTTAACTTTTCTGGATCAACTCGGTAAGAAAACCGGTTTGGAAGTGCGGCTCGTAAAATTTATCAGAGCAGTAAAATTGATTGAGCAGAATAATCTTCTCGCAGATAAAAAAAATATCAAACTCGTTGGTCCGTACGGATTTCTCGATTACTTGAATCTTCAATACAACGCATGCGGAATAGTGTCGGATTCCGGGACAAGTCAGGAGGAATGCCCACTGCTCGGAGTACCGGTTGCAGTTCCAAGATTGAAAACAGAGAGACCAGAATCAATAGAAAATGGGAATAGCATTCTTGTGGGTGAAACCAGGCCAATCAATAAGATGGTGAATGAAACAATTTCATTTTTCGAAAATTATTCCGTTTCAAAAAAAAATTTGAAGTGGCTCGGCAACGGAACCACATCGGAAAAAATTGTGAAAATATTAAAAAGGAAACTCTAA
- a CDS encoding glycosyltransferase family 1 protein: MRIGIDAKWFFNGPPSGRHVVRSLVQNIIAVNSEHEIHVFLDKKDSNSQFPFGGTKVKRIYLWANINLISNLFIIPYLIKKYKIDCFIAQNFSPLLGSKCRISFIHDIIFESHPEFFTLRERIYFKPMKFLAKHSNFIFTVSESEKKRLIQYGYNAQDKIKVIHNGVDTHKFKVIGKQEKEQINKVKEIYHLPEKYILYVGRINFRKNLIKLVEAIDKITEKEIKLVLAGKKDWKNENIEEIIDNFSLKDRIVMIGYVEEEFLPIIYSLAKLLCYVSYEEGFGLPPLEAMASGLPVVVSDIEVVKEVCGDAGNYVNPFESKSIADMINKLLEDDNLYNRKKNLGLKRANLFSWESSTKKIMHFVEEHCSNNT; this comes from the coding sequence ATGAGAATTGGAATAGATGCAAAATGGTTCTTTAACGGTCCACCGAGTGGAAGACATGTTGTTCGTAGTTTAGTTCAAAATATTATTGCTGTTAATAGTGAACATGAGATTCATGTGTTTCTTGACAAAAAAGATTCTAATTCTCAATTTCCATTTGGGGGAACCAAAGTAAAGCGAATTTATTTGTGGGCGAACATTAACCTTATCTCGAATCTATTTATTATTCCATATCTTATTAAAAAATACAAAATAGACTGTTTCATAGCCCAAAATTTTTCACCTTTGTTAGGTTCAAAATGCAGAATATCTTTCATACATGATATAATTTTTGAATCACACCCAGAGTTTTTTACACTTCGTGAAAGAATTTATTTTAAGCCAATGAAATTTCTTGCAAAACATTCAAATTTTATATTCACAGTTTCTGAAAGTGAAAAGAAACGTTTGATCCAATATGGATATAATGCTCAAGATAAGATCAAAGTTATTCATAATGGGGTAGATACACATAAATTTAAGGTTATCGGTAAACAAGAAAAGGAGCAAATTAATAAGGTAAAAGAAATATATCATTTACCAGAAAAATATATTCTATACGTTGGAAGAATAAATTTTAGAAAGAATTTAATAAAGTTGGTTGAAGCAATTGATAAAATTACAGAGAAAGAAATAAAACTTGTTTTAGCTGGGAAAAAAGATTGGAAGAATGAGAATATTGAAGAAATCATTGATAATTTTTCACTCAAAGATAGAATAGTAATGATAGGTTATGTTGAGGAGGAATTCCTTCCAATTATTTATTCATTAGCAAAATTACTATGCTATGTATCTTATGAAGAGGGATTTGGTCTTCCACCATTAGAAGCTATGGCTTCTGGATTACCAGTTGTTGTCTCAGATATAGAAGTGGTAAAAGAAGTTTGCGGAGATGCTGGGAACTATGTTAATCCTTTTGAATCAAAAAGTATTGCAGATATGATTAATAAGTTATTAGAGGATGATAATTTATATAATAGGAAAAAGAATCTTGGTCTTAAGCGAGCAAACCTTTTCTCGTGGGAAAGCTCCACCAAAAAAATTATGCATTTTGTTGAAGAACATTGTTCAAATAATACTTGA